The proteins below come from a single Chryseobacterium sp. MA9 genomic window:
- a CDS encoding PepSY domain-containing protein, with protein MENKKTNPKKRQGKSLTKRITGWLHLWLGLVSGIIVLTVTLSGTVFVFCDEIIDLCGGNAKYVQAPAHAKKMTPEELLARFHQQVPDRKAFYFDTYKEADRSFRVASATKPPKDKNADKAEKPKKKGRGPRGVFAYHYLDPYTGKVIGSTKSYEFFYVVAHIHAQLLAGKFGKTVVGIASIIFFVQLISGLILWWPKKWNKTTRTTAFKIKSGTKWRRKNYDFHNVFGFYSLLPAVFITITGLIMAYEVLTNLTQQAFGGAVDAHTIAEKYEPKFDPEKKALTYADFVDEKFKEFPEAKQFRMSIPRNDSATVYHVVAAQFIGLKSLVNGKSMETDKYTGKEIDYPKEVQMHEVIEHMNFDLHVGYWGGMFGKIFTFIIGIICTSLPITGFLIWWGRRNKSPKKNKEIKNIHQHRKDSHHEQLV; from the coding sequence ATGGAGAATAAAAAAACTAATCCTAAAAAAAGGCAGGGGAAATCCCTTACCAAAAGAATCACTGGCTGGCTGCATCTTTGGCTCGGACTGGTTTCAGGAATCATTGTGCTTACAGTTACACTTTCGGGGACTGTATTTGTCTTTTGTGACGAAATCATAGACCTGTGCGGCGGAAATGCTAAATACGTTCAGGCACCGGCTCATGCTAAAAAAATGACACCTGAAGAATTGCTTGCCCGGTTTCATCAACAGGTTCCGGACAGAAAAGCATTCTATTTTGATACTTATAAAGAAGCAGACAGGAGCTTTAGAGTAGCATCGGCAACGAAGCCGCCTAAAGACAAAAACGCAGATAAAGCAGAAAAACCAAAGAAGAAAGGTCGTGGCCCAAGAGGAGTATTTGCCTATCATTACCTTGATCCTTACACCGGAAAAGTCATCGGTTCTACAAAAAGCTATGAATTTTTTTATGTTGTAGCCCATATTCATGCCCAGCTGCTGGCAGGGAAGTTCGGAAAAACCGTAGTCGGAATTGCGTCTATCATCTTTTTTGTCCAGCTTATCAGCGGATTGATCCTTTGGTGGCCTAAAAAATGGAACAAAACAACAAGAACAACAGCTTTTAAAATCAAATCCGGAACAAAATGGCGTAGGAAAAACTACGATTTTCATAATGTATTTGGCTTTTATTCATTGCTTCCGGCAGTGTTTATTACCATTACAGGACTGATTATGGCGTATGAGGTCTTAACCAATCTTACCCAGCAGGCTTTTGGTGGAGCTGTAGATGCTCATACCATTGCAGAAAAGTATGAGCCAAAATTTGATCCTGAGAAAAAAGCTTTAACCTATGCTGATTTTGTAGACGAAAAATTCAAGGAATTTCCAGAGGCGAAACAGTTCAGAATGAGTATTCCAAGAAATGATTCAGCAACAGTCTATCATGTGGTTGCAGCTCAGTTTATTGGCTTAAAAAGCCTTGTCAACGGAAAAAGCATGGAAACGGATAAATACACAGGAAAGGAAATTGATTATCCTAAAGAAGTTCAGATGCATGAAGTGATAGAGCATATGAATTTTGATCTTCATGTAGGATATTGGGGCGGAATGTTCGGTAAAATATTCACCTTCATTATCGGAATTATCTGTACAAGTCTCCCGATTACCGGATTCCTGATCTGGTGGGGCAGAAGAAACAAATCGCCAAAAAAGAATAAAGAAATTAAAAACATTCATCAACACAGAAAAGATTCACACCATGAACAGCTGGTTTAA
- a CDS encoding alpha/beta hydrolase translates to MNSWFKIIYLPLFLLFIVGKAQEKLTIGEKQNLFSKVLNENREIWVHLPKTYNDNAINPARYPVIYLLDGEINFEYYSGLADFIARTPYADIPECIVVGIKNTERTRDLTPTKAQKKSPVNTDIILFADSGGSENFVKFMQEELKPFINKNYRTQDYSVLVGHSFGGLFAINTFLSHPDYFNAYVANDPSLWWDNKIMISRSKDYLEKNKKFPAKKSLYVSQADNEEQQKNWNSDMTQAIEEFKGIIEKNGSLNYKHSFFEGETHGTVSYPGNYEALKFIFKGFRTDIKQLAKNPQLLEEDYKKFSEKMGADFIPSEAYLNVVIKFMKSNSFKESETYFMNLKDKYYPKK, encoded by the coding sequence ATGAACAGCTGGTTTAAAATTATATATCTTCCCTTATTTTTACTTTTCATAGTAGGAAAAGCTCAGGAAAAACTGACAATAGGAGAGAAGCAAAACTTATTTTCAAAAGTTTTAAACGAAAACAGGGAAATTTGGGTTCATCTGCCTAAAACCTATAACGATAATGCCATCAATCCTGCAAGATATCCGGTGATCTATCTCTTAGACGGAGAAATCAATTTTGAATATTATTCAGGATTAGCGGATTTCATTGCCAGAACTCCGTATGCCGATATTCCGGAATGTATTGTAGTAGGAATTAAAAATACAGAAAGAACAAGAGATCTTACGCCAACGAAAGCTCAGAAGAAAAGCCCGGTAAATACAGATATTATTCTTTTTGCAGACAGCGGAGGAAGTGAAAATTTTGTAAAATTTATGCAGGAAGAGCTGAAACCATTCATCAATAAAAACTACAGAACTCAGGACTATTCTGTGTTGGTAGGTCATTCTTTCGGAGGATTATTTGCTATCAATACATTTCTTTCACATCCTGATTATTTCAATGCCTATGTTGCTAATGACCCGAGCTTATGGTGGGATAACAAAATTATGATTTCAAGATCAAAAGACTATTTAGAAAAGAATAAAAAGTTTCCGGCAAAGAAATCCTTATATGTTTCCCAGGCAGATAATGAAGAACAGCAGAAAAACTGGAATTCCGATATGACGCAGGCAATTGAAGAGTTTAAAGGGATCATAGAAAAGAACGGATCTCTGAACTATAAACATAGTTTTTTTGAAGGAGAAACCCACGGAACTGTTTCTTATCCAGGGAATTATGAGGCTTTAAAATTCATATTTAAAGGCTTCAGGACGGATATAAAGCAACTTGCTAAAAATCCCCAACTTCTTGAAGAAGATTATAAAAAGTTTTCCGAAAAAATGGGAGCAGACTTTATCCCATCGGAAGCTTATTTGAATGTAGTGATCAAATTCATGAAGAGCAATAGTTTTAAAGAGTCCGAAACCTATTTTATGAATCTGAAAGATAAATATTATCCTAAGAAATAA
- a CDS encoding Crp/Fnr family transcriptional regulator — protein MVEKLLQSGIHWEEKEFKRNEFLKISGSTDTSIYFIENGSIRIFMMDENEERIIRFGYTGNIIVSLDSFLSGKPSELYIQAIKKTTVKIASKKTFYEFVQSGEKHLKFWMSILEDLVLQQLEREKDLLINAPGERFERVLKRSPKLFQEVPNKYIANYLRMSPETLSRLKKS, from the coding sequence ATGGTTGAAAAGTTACTTCAAAGCGGAATCCATTGGGAAGAGAAAGAATTCAAACGAAATGAGTTCCTGAAGATTTCTGGCAGTACAGATACCTCTATTTATTTTATTGAAAATGGAAGTATCCGGATTTTTATGATGGATGAAAATGAAGAAAGAATCATTCGTTTCGGATACACCGGAAATATTATTGTCAGCCTGGATTCCTTTTTATCAGGGAAACCTTCGGAGCTTTATATTCAGGCGATTAAGAAAACAACAGTAAAAATAGCTTCAAAAAAAACTTTTTATGAATTTGTACAATCCGGTGAAAAACACCTGAAATTTTGGATGAGTATTCTGGAAGATCTGGTATTGCAGCAGCTAGAAAGAGAAAAAGATTTACTCATCAATGCTCCGGGAGAACGCTTTGAGAGAGTTTTAAAACGAAGCCCGAAGCTGTTTCAGGAAGTTCCCAATAAATACATTGCTAATTATCTGAGGATGTCACCGGAAACTTTATCAAGGCTTAAAAAATCTTGA
- a CDS encoding DinB family protein — MKISASALLDELKERTSQHLEYAQTLTLKTEEELNFRTSADSWSTLECLEHLNRYGNFYIPEISHNISSAGKTPQPYFKPGILGNYFAKSMLPKEKPNKMKTLKTMNPIHSQMNKGVIDSFIKQQEKLLELLEEARHTNLEKVKTNISISKLIKLKLGDTFRFVIYHNERHIGQIQRILNS; from the coding sequence ATGAAAATTTCAGCTTCAGCATTATTAGATGAATTAAAGGAAAGAACCAGCCAGCATTTAGAATATGCGCAGACCCTCACCCTAAAAACAGAAGAAGAGCTGAATTTCAGAACTTCAGCAGACAGCTGGAGTACATTAGAATGTCTGGAACATCTCAATCGCTACGGAAATTTTTATATTCCTGAAATCAGCCATAATATTTCTTCTGCCGGGAAGACTCCACAACCTTATTTTAAGCCTGGAATTCTTGGGAATTATTTTGCTAAAAGTATGCTTCCCAAAGAGAAACCGAACAAGATGAAAACGCTTAAAACAATGAATCCTATCCACAGCCAGATGAATAAAGGGGTAATTGATAGCTTCATAAAACAACAGGAAAAATTACTTGAATTATTGGAAGAAGCCCGACACACGAATCTGGAAAAGGTAAAGACTAATATAAGCATTTCAAAGCTGATCAAGCTGAAGCTGGGAGATACCTTCCGTTTTGTTATTTATCACAATGAAAGACATATTGGGCAGATTCAGAGAATACTCAATTCATAA
- a CDS encoding methylated-DNA--[protein]-cysteine S-methyltransferase: protein MKIHQKNISTPLGEMIACAIDQGICLLEFTDRKNIEKQLKALSKVLKAEIVEKEHLHFRQLEEELKEYFEGKRNHFEVPLFTTGTEFQEKVWQLLREIPMGEIRSYKQQSEILGNPKAIRAVGTANGINKIAILIPCHRVIGSNGELVGYAGGIWRKQKLLELEKAILF, encoded by the coding sequence ATGAAAATACACCAAAAAAACATATCAACTCCATTGGGAGAAATGATTGCCTGTGCCATAGACCAGGGAATCTGTCTGCTTGAATTCACAGACCGGAAGAATATTGAAAAACAACTGAAGGCTTTGTCAAAGGTTTTGAAAGCAGAGATTGTAGAAAAAGAACATCTTCATTTCAGACAGCTGGAAGAAGAGTTGAAAGAATATTTTGAAGGAAAAAGAAACCATTTTGAAGTTCCATTGTTTACCACAGGAACAGAATTTCAGGAAAAAGTCTGGCAGCTTCTCCGTGAAATTCCGATGGGAGAAATAAGAAGCTATAAGCAGCAGTCAGAAATATTAGGAAATCCAAAGGCAATACGTGCTGTAGGAACAGCCAACGGAATTAATAAAATTGCCATTTTAATCCCTTGTCATCGTGTGATAGGTTCCAATGGAGAATTGGTAGGCTATGCCGGTGGTATCTGGAGAAAACAAAAGCTGTTGGAGCTTGAAAAAGCTATTCTATTTTAA
- a CDS encoding MGMT family protein: MIPCHRVIGSNGQLTGYGGGIWRKQKLLELEKAILF; the protein is encoded by the coding sequence ATGATACCCTGTCACCGTGTGATTGGTAGCAACGGACAACTAACTGGCTATGGAGGAGGGATCTGGAGAAAACAAAAATTACTGGAGCTGGAAAAGGCTATTTTGTTTTAG
- a CDS encoding DUF2911 domain-containing protein — protein MKKLLAAVCISVSAFSFAQDYSVPAASPRQKVEQQFSMSKISIDYGRPGVKGRKIFGELVPYGQVWRAGANSSTKITFGQAVNFGGKTVPAGTYGLFIVPTEKEWKVILNKDFQQWGAYTYDPKQDVVDVTVPVNKLTDKQEWFEITLNPTDENTGNLVIKWDMAQAEVPLKPSKLDTVIKISDKLKEIKKIESDSTKKS, from the coding sequence GTGAAAAAGTTATTAGCAGCAGTTTGCATTTCAGTTTCAGCATTCAGTTTTGCTCAGGATTATTCTGTGCCGGCAGCAAGCCCGCGTCAGAAGGTAGAGCAGCAGTTTTCAATGTCCAAGATCTCTATCGATTATGGAAGACCAGGAGTGAAAGGACGCAAGATTTTCGGAGAATTGGTTCCTTATGGCCAGGTTTGGAGAGCAGGAGCTAACTCATCTACGAAAATTACTTTCGGACAGGCCGTTAATTTCGGTGGGAAAACAGTGCCTGCAGGAACCTATGGATTATTCATTGTTCCTACAGAAAAAGAATGGAAAGTGATCCTGAATAAAGATTTCCAACAGTGGGGAGCTTATACTTATGATCCTAAACAGGACGTAGTGGATGTTACCGTACCAGTAAATAAACTGACAGACAAACAGGAGTGGTTTGAAATCACCCTGAATCCTACAGACGAAAACACCGGAAACTTAGTCATCAAATGGGATATGGCTCAGGCAGAAGTTCCTTTGAAGCCATCAAAATTAGACACTGTAATCAAGATTTCTGACAAATTGAAAGAAATCAAGAAAATAGAATCAGATTCTACTAAAAAGAGCTAA
- a CDS encoding GNAT family N-acetyltransferase gives MNFSVQPVLENEEFQLIPLQQGDFESLYEVASDPKVWEQHPNKDRYKKEVFENFFTGAMESKGAFKIIEKATGDVLGSSRYYDFDEEDNHIFIGYTFYGTKSWGKGINPQVKKLMLDYIFQFVDKVHFHIGKENFRSQTALERLGGQKIAEEEVAYFAEPTRTNFVYEITKEAWV, from the coding sequence ATGAATTTTTCTGTTCAGCCTGTTTTAGAGAATGAAGAATTTCAATTAATCCCTTTACAGCAAGGGGATTTTGAATCTTTATATGAAGTAGCTTCCGATCCCAAAGTCTGGGAACAACACCCAAACAAAGACCGTTATAAGAAAGAGGTTTTTGAAAACTTTTTTACAGGAGCTATGGAGAGTAAAGGTGCTTTCAAAATTATTGAGAAAGCTACCGGAGATGTATTGGGAAGCAGCCGTTATTATGACTTTGATGAAGAAGATAATCATATTTTCATCGGATATACTTTCTATGGAACAAAATCATGGGGAAAAGGAATCAATCCTCAGGTTAAAAAGCTGATGCTGGATTATATCTTCCAGTTTGTAGATAAGGTTCATTTTCATATCGGAAAAGAAAATTTCCGTTCACAGACAGCTTTGGAAAGACTTGGAGGGCAAAAAATTGCTGAAGAAGAAGTTGCTTATTTTGCAGAGCCTACAAGAACCAATTTTGTATATGAAATCACAAAAGAAGCCTGGGTATGA
- a CDS encoding cupin domain-containing protein produces MKKYKIQQSPFVVPTTDGKLIEEHWGNSTGNSNVSIAHMVAPPDWSEPHQTPEFDEFTYIISGKKQFEIDGEIITLEKGQSILIEKGARIRYSNPFSEPCEYLAICLPAFSMELVHREEEGVD; encoded by the coding sequence ATGAAAAAATATAAAATTCAACAGTCACCATTTGTAGTGCCTACTACAGATGGCAAACTGATCGAAGAACATTGGGGAAACTCTACCGGGAATTCTAATGTTTCTATTGCCCATATGGTAGCACCTCCAGACTGGAGCGAGCCTCATCAGACGCCCGAATTTGATGAATTTACTTATATTATTTCAGGAAAAAAGCAATTTGAAATAGACGGAGAAATCATTACACTGGAAAAAGGCCAGAGTATTCTTATTGAAAAAGGAGCGAGAATCCGTTACAGTAATCCATTTTCAGAACCTTGCGAATATCTTGCAATTTGTCTGCCTGCATTTTCTATGGAGTTGGTGCATAGGGAAGAGGAAGGAGTAGATTAA
- a CDS encoding dienelactone hydrolase family protein has translation MIRSILLATMIMASGTLFSQKLKTVSYQDGAQKLNGLITSNAGKKLPGVLILPAWKGIDEEAKTAALELEKQGYIAFIADIYGEGKIPADNESAAKTSGYYKQNYNEYQKRISLALEQLKKNGAISDKTAVIGYCFGGTGALESARGHLPVAGIVSIHGSLGRDQSRKNEALTAKILVENPADDRGVTPDDYNNLIKEMNEGNADWQIITYAHSKHTFTDPKSPDYNETMAKRAWNHTLMFLKEILK, from the coding sequence ATGATACGTTCTATTTTATTAGCCACAATGATTATGGCTTCAGGAACCTTATTCAGTCAGAAACTTAAAACTGTTTCCTATCAGGACGGTGCACAGAAACTGAATGGCTTAATCACCTCCAATGCAGGAAAAAAACTTCCGGGAGTTCTTATTCTCCCAGCCTGGAAAGGGATTGATGAAGAAGCTAAAACAGCCGCTCTTGAACTTGAAAAACAAGGTTACATTGCCTTTATCGCTGATATTTATGGTGAAGGAAAAATTCCTGCTGACAATGAATCTGCTGCTAAAACTTCAGGATACTACAAACAGAATTATAACGAATATCAGAAAAGAATTTCGCTGGCTTTGGAACAGCTGAAGAAAAATGGTGCTATTTCTGATAAAACAGCTGTTATCGGCTATTGTTTTGGCGGCACCGGAGCATTAGAATCAGCCAGAGGACACCTTCCTGTTGCAGGAATAGTTTCTATCCATGGAAGTCTGGGGAGAGATCAGAGCAGAAAAAATGAAGCATTAACTGCTAAAATCCTGGTTGAAAATCCAGCTGATGACAGAGGAGTAACTCCTGATGATTACAATAACCTCATCAAAGAGATGAATGAAGGAAATGCCGACTGGCAAATTATCACATATGCCCACTCAAAACATACTTTCACGGATCCAAAGTCACCGGATTATAATGAAACCATGGCGAAAAGAGCATGGAACCACACCCTGATGTTCCTGAAAGAGATTTTGAAATAA
- a CDS encoding HAD family phosphatase, which yields MKIKNIIFDFGGVLMDWNPRYFFKDYFNDNEKMEYFLENIAQDEWNVEQDRGRSLAEGTEIQVKKFPEWEKEIRAFYDNWTVMLKSEIPQNVEVLRKLKNTDYHLFGLTNWSEETFPYALENYDFFQIFEGKIVVSGTEKLIKPDPEIWHVLLERYNIKADESVFIDDNPKNIEMAQSLGFITVQVFPDTDLTKELKKFGINL from the coding sequence ATGAAAATCAAGAACATTATTTTCGATTTCGGAGGTGTACTGATGGACTGGAATCCGAGATATTTTTTCAAAGATTATTTTAACGATAACGAAAAAATGGAATATTTCCTGGAAAATATTGCCCAGGATGAGTGGAATGTAGAACAGGACAGAGGAAGAAGCCTTGCTGAAGGAACAGAAATCCAGGTGAAAAAATTTCCTGAATGGGAAAAAGAGATCCGGGCTTTCTACGATAATTGGACCGTCATGCTGAAAAGTGAGATCCCACAAAATGTAGAAGTGCTGAGAAAACTGAAAAACACGGATTATCACCTGTTCGGACTCACTAACTGGTCTGAAGAAACCTTCCCTTACGCATTGGAAAACTATGATTTCTTTCAGATATTCGAGGGCAAAATTGTAGTTTCGGGAACTGAAAAGCTGATAAAACCTGATCCTGAAATCTGGCATGTGCTGTTGGAAAGATACAATATCAAGGCTGACGAATCGGTTTTCATTGATGATAATCCGAAGAATATTGAAATGGCACAGTCACTGGGCTTCATTACCGTTCAGGTTTTTCCGGATACCGATTTAACGAAGGAATTGAAGAAGTTTGGAATTAATCTTTAA
- a CDS encoding type I restriction enzyme HsdR N-terminal domain-containing protein: MELPKLNFQETFDFKFKKDKDKFFIYDLVRKTYLLLTPEEWVRQHWIHYYLTVKSYSTSALITEKKIVLNGLTKRVDLLVTEKTEPIILIECKAPQIKLTEKTFEQTARYNSIIGAREIILTNGLQHINAYYKDGQYQFYRPE; this comes from the coding sequence ATGGAACTTCCAAAACTGAATTTTCAGGAAACTTTTGATTTTAAATTCAAGAAAGACAAAGATAAGTTTTTTATTTATGATTTGGTTCGTAAAACTTATCTTCTGCTCACTCCTGAGGAATGGGTAAGGCAGCATTGGATACATTATTACCTTACTGTAAAATCCTATTCTACATCAGCCCTGATCACCGAAAAAAAGATTGTCCTGAATGGGCTGACCAAACGTGTTGACCTTCTGGTGACCGAGAAAACAGAACCTATAATTCTGATAGAATGCAAAGCACCGCAAATCAAATTAACGGAAAAAACATTCGAACAGACGGCCAGATATAACTCGATTATCGGAGCCAGAGAAATTATTCTGACCAATGGGCTTCAGCATATCAATGCGTACTATAAAGACGGGCAGTATCAGTTTTACAGACCAGAATAA
- the holA gene encoding DNA polymerase III subunit delta, translated as MKELDLILKNIKNKEVLPIYFFHGEEAYFIDVAVKALEHNFLEEDEKAFNQTVTYGKDTSYQEVLSLARQFPMMGDKQVIIVKEAQDLRFNEEENRILESYVENPVPSTVLVFAHKHKKLDSRKKAAKALDKAKALFLSESVKESNLPKWISDECVKLKINTAPNISHLLAEYLGNDLSRIVNELNKLKIILKEGEILDGTIVENHIGISKEYNIFELQKALGTKNANAAFKIAHFMGKNPKNNPFVMMLASLYNYFSNVIIYQTMAGQPPQAIASQMGVNPYFIKDYAESARLYPLKHATRVISILREFDMKGKGLGAVNMGEAELIRELVYKIINVDKIKMKV; from the coding sequence ATGAAAGAATTAGATTTAATCCTCAAAAATATTAAAAATAAAGAAGTTTTACCTATTTATTTTTTCCACGGAGAAGAAGCTTACTTTATTGATGTCGCTGTGAAAGCCCTTGAACATAACTTTTTGGAAGAAGATGAAAAAGCTTTCAACCAAACGGTTACCTACGGAAAAGATACTTCTTATCAGGAAGTCCTTTCTCTGGCAAGACAGTTTCCGATGATGGGAGACAAGCAGGTGATTATAGTGAAAGAAGCTCAAGATTTACGATTCAATGAAGAGGAAAACAGAATTTTAGAATCTTATGTAGAAAACCCTGTTCCTTCTACAGTATTGGTTTTTGCACACAAACACAAGAAACTGGACAGCCGAAAAAAGGCTGCTAAAGCTTTAGATAAAGCCAAAGCACTTTTTCTGAGTGAATCTGTAAAGGAAAGCAATCTTCCCAAATGGATTTCAGATGAATGTGTGAAACTTAAAATCAATACAGCGCCCAATATTTCTCATCTTCTGGCAGAATATCTTGGTAACGATCTGTCAAGAATTGTCAATGAACTCAACAAATTAAAAATCATTCTTAAAGAAGGAGAAATCCTTGACGGAACCATTGTTGAAAATCATATCGGAATCAGTAAAGAATACAATATTTTTGAACTTCAAAAGGCTTTAGGAACTAAAAATGCCAATGCAGCCTTTAAAATAGCCCATTTTATGGGAAAGAACCCGAAGAACAATCCTTTTGTAATGATGCTGGCAAGTCTTTATAATTACTTTTCAAACGTTATTATCTATCAAACGATGGCTGGGCAGCCTCCACAGGCAATTGCATCCCAGATGGGGGTAAATCCTTACTTCATCAAAGATTATGCGGAAAGTGCCAGGCTTTATCCTTTAAAACATGCCACAAGAGTCATTTCTATTTTACGGGAATTCGATATGAAAGGAAAGGGGCTTGGAGCTGTGAATATGGGAGAAGCGGAACTGATCAGAGAACTTGTATATAAGATCATCAATGTAGATAAGATCAAAATGAAGGTGTGA
- the trxB gene encoding thioredoxin-disulfide reductase, with protein sequence MEQNILDCVIVGSGPSGFTAAIYAARADLKPELYTGLEPGGQLTTTTEVDNFPGYPAGITGPEMMMDLQKQAERFDTKVHYEMITKAEFSKEVGGVHKLYAGNKEILAKTVIISTGATAKYLGLDDEKKYAGGGVSACATCDGFFYRGKDVVVVGAGDTAAEEATYLAKLCKKVTLLVRKDVFRASKAMVHRVESTPNIEVKFHHELIGIEGENSLVERAVIINNQTQEKSTVDVEGIFIAIGHKPNTDIFAGQVDLDENGYILTEKGSSRTNLPGVFAAGDVQDHIYRQAITAAGSGCMSAMDAEKYLAELH encoded by the coding sequence ATGGAGCAAAACATTTTAGATTGTGTGATCGTTGGATCTGGGCCTTCTGGCTTCACCGCTGCTATCTATGCAGCAAGAGCAGACTTGAAACCTGAATTGTATACAGGTTTGGAGCCGGGCGGACAATTAACTACAACTACGGAAGTGGATAACTTTCCAGGGTATCCAGCTGGGATTACAGGTCCTGAAATGATGATGGATCTGCAAAAACAGGCAGAAAGATTTGATACCAAAGTTCATTATGAAATGATCACTAAAGCTGAATTCTCTAAGGAAGTTGGTGGTGTTCACAAATTATATGCAGGAAACAAAGAGATTCTGGCAAAAACAGTAATTATCTCTACAGGAGCTACTGCAAAGTATTTAGGTCTTGATGATGAGAAAAAATATGCAGGAGGTGGTGTTTCTGCTTGTGCTACGTGTGACGGATTCTTCTACAGAGGAAAAGATGTAGTAGTGGTAGGAGCAGGAGATACAGCAGCTGAAGAGGCTACTTACCTTGCAAAACTATGTAAGAAAGTAACATTATTGGTAAGAAAAGACGTTTTCAGAGCTTCAAAAGCAATGGTTCACAGAGTGGAAAGTACTCCGAACATTGAAGTGAAGTTTCACCATGAATTAATCGGGATTGAAGGAGAAAACAGCTTAGTAGAAAGAGCTGTGATCATCAACAACCAGACTCAGGAGAAATCTACAGTAGATGTTGAAGGAATCTTTATCGCAATTGGCCACAAACCGAATACTGATATTTTCGCAGGTCAGGTAGATCTTGATGAGAATGGATATATCTTAACAGAGAAAGGTTCTTCAAGAACAAATCTTCCGGGAGTATTTGCTGCTGGAGATGTTCAGGATCATATCTACAGACAGGCTATTACAGCTGCAGGAAGCGGGTGTATGTCTGCAATGGATGCAGAGAAATACTTAGCTGAATTACACTAA
- a CDS encoding VOC family protein — MKRVTAIGGIFFKCKDPEQVNEWYKTHLGLPTSPYGAKFDWKEAESEKKGYTLWSPFKESTQYFEPSSKEFMINYHVENIETLVEELKKEGVTVLDEVATYEYGKFVHILDPEGNKIELFEPAGE, encoded by the coding sequence ATGAAAAGAGTAACCGCCATTGGAGGCATCTTCTTTAAGTGTAAAGACCCGGAACAAGTAAACGAATGGTACAAAACCCATCTCGGATTACCAACCAGTCCATACGGAGCCAAATTCGACTGGAAAGAAGCAGAGTCTGAAAAGAAAGGATATACACTATGGAGCCCTTTTAAAGAGTCTACCCAATATTTTGAACCTTCATCCAAAGAATTTATGATCAATTACCATGTAGAAAATATTGAAACATTGGTAGAGGAATTAAAAAAAGAAGGTGTAACAGTTCTGGATGAGGTGGCTACTTACGAGTATGGAAAATTTGTACACATCCTTGATCCGGAAGGAAACAAGATCGAATTATTTGAACCGGCAGGGGAGTAA
- a CDS encoding glyceraldehyde-3-phosphate dehydrogenase has product MESKVIKIIHVTGTYIIEAPHGKLNELKSQLDKCLNDEQGAIVVKGEDGDQFVYPSDLLKNSFITIVDKE; this is encoded by the coding sequence ATGGAATCAAAAGTCATCAAAATAATACACGTTACCGGAACCTACATCATTGAGGCTCCTCATGGAAAACTTAATGAACTGAAAAGCCAGCTGGACAAATGCCTGAACGATGAGCAGGGGGCTATTGTGGTTAAGGGAGAAGATGGAGATCAGTTTGTATATCCGTCTGATCTTTTAAAAAACAGCTTCATTACAATCGTAGACAAGGAATAG